In Apilactobacillus bombintestini, one genomic interval encodes:
- a CDS encoding DUF896 domain-containing protein: MSEDPILKKLIPRINELAHKAKSDGLTKQEEAERADLRKKYLKRFKENMRSQIEMVQVYNKSGKEVTPEKVKDVQRKKGLRDD; this comes from the coding sequence ATGTCAGAAGATCCAATTTTAAAGAAACTTATTCCTAGAATTAATGAGTTAGCTCATAAAGCTAAATCCGATGGATTAACCAAACAAGAAGAAGCTGAAAGAGCTGACCTTAGAAAAAAGTATTTGAAACGCTTTAAGGAAAACATGAGAAGCCAAATTGAAATGGTACAAGTGTACAACAAATCTGGAAAGGAAGTTACTCCAGAAAAAGTTAAAGATGTTCAAAGAAAGAAAGGTTTACGAGACGATTAA